The sequence below is a genomic window from Brevibacillus agri.
TCCATCCTCTCGTATGCGTTCATTGTACCAGATGATAGAGTATCGAACAACCGTTCTGATATCCACAAACGATGTGGAAATGCTGTGAGTAACTTGTGGGCAATCTGTGTGTAACAACAGAAAACGCCGCTATACGTATGTGGATATTTATTCCACTTTTATCCACAGACAGTCGAAATTTGTCGAACGATTGCGACTGCTCTTTCCTTTTTCCCTTTCAAACAAAGAAACAGCCCTCCTGAATCGGAAGGCTGTTTGTGTTTGTTACGCGTTTGCTGTTTCGGAAACGTGCAGTACTTGCTTGATGCGCTCGATCGCCCAGTCGAGGTCTTCCTTGCTAATTACGAGCGGCGGTGCAAAGCGGATGGTCGTTTCGTGCGTTTCCTTGCACAGAAGACCCAGCTCTTTCAGCTTCTCGCAGTAAGGACGGGCAGCAGTCGTCAGCTCCAGGCCGATGAACAGGCCGCGGCCGCGAATTTCCTTGATGATCGGGTTGTAGATTTCCTTCAATTTTTCCATGAAGTACTCTCCCATCTCCAGGGAACGTTGGACAAGACCTTCGTCAGCGAGAACGTCCATCGCCGCTACGGCTACAGCGCAGCCGAGCGGGTTTCCGCCGAAGGTAGAGCCGTGGGAGCCTGGTTCGAACACGCTGAGAATTTCTTTGTCCGCTGCAACGGCAGAGATCGGGAATACCCCGCCGCCAAGCGCTTTCCCCATAATGTACATGTCTGGCTTGACGTCTTCCCAGTCGCTTGCAAACAGTTTGCCTGTACGTCCGAAGCCGGTCTGGATTTCGTCGCAGACGAGCAGGACGTTGTTTGCTTTACATACTTCTTGCGCTTGTTTCAGGAAGCCCTCTTGCGGAATGATGATCCCCGCTTCGCCCTGGATCGGCTCGAGCATGAACGCGGCTGTATTTGGCGTGATCGCTTGCTTCAGCGCCTCGATGTCGCCGTAAGGGATGATTTTGAAGCCAGGCGTGAACGGTCCGAAGCCGCGTCTGTACTCTTCTGCGGAAGAGAAGGACGTGATGGTCACGGTGCGGCCGTGGAAGTTGCCTTCACAGACGATGATTTCCGCCTGGTTTTCCGGTACTTTTTTCACGTCGTAAGCCCAGCGACGAACAGCTTTGAGAGCGGTTTCCACTGCTTCCGCGCCTGTGTTCATCGGCAAGATCATCTCTTTGCCTGTCAGTGCGGACAGCTTCTCGTAAAATTCGCCCAACTGATCGTTGTAAAAAGCGCGGGAGGTCAGCGTTACTTTGTCTGCCTGATCTTTCAGCGCCTGGATGATGCGCGGATGGCGGTGTCCCTGGTTCAGAGCGGAGTACGCGCTCAGCATATCCAAATATTTATTGCCTTCCGGGTCTTCTACCCATACGCCTTCTGCCTTGGAGATGACGATCGGTAGTGGATGGTAGTTGTGTGCGCCGTATTTTTCGGTTTGTTCAATGACAACTTTTGTTTTCGTCATGCTGATAGCCTCCTTCGATTTCACTTGCTAATCTTATCCAAGCAAGAATGATGCCAATGTAAAAAACAAAGGAAATGACGGGGAACGGGCCGTTTTGAGCAAAAAAATTTTGCAGGTCCTTCCCGTATTATTTTGCAGGTGCATAATCATTTTGCACGCAGTCGTTTGTATGATATGATACTGTCACGAAGAAAGGCTGGTGAACCATTGTGTCGTCTTCAAGGCAAGAAAACTCCCTCGAAACGCTACTTCGCATCTACGAGCATATCCTAGACAGAATGAATGAGGGCGTCCACGTGATTGACGCCACCGGAACGACGATCGTGTACAACCAGAAAATGACCGAGCTGGAGTCGATGGCACGCCAGGACGTCCTGCACAAGCCTCTGTCAGAGGTGTTCCAGTTCCACAGCGGACAGGAGAGCACGCTGCTCACCTGCTTGCGGACAGGAAATAGCATACGCAATACGCGGCAAACGTATTTCAACGACAAGCAAAAAGAAATTACGACCATCAACAATACA
It includes:
- a CDS encoding ornithine--oxo-acid transaminase, with product MTKTKVVIEQTEKYGAHNYHPLPIVISKAEGVWVEDPEGNKYLDMLSAYSALNQGHRHPRIIQALKDQADKVTLTSRAFYNDQLGEFYEKLSALTGKEMILPMNTGAEAVETALKAVRRWAYDVKKVPENQAEIIVCEGNFHGRTVTITSFSSAEEYRRGFGPFTPGFKIIPYGDIEALKQAITPNTAAFMLEPIQGEAGIIIPQEGFLKQAQEVCKANNVLLVCDEIQTGFGRTGKLFASDWEDVKPDMYIMGKALGGGVFPISAVAADKEILSVFEPGSHGSTFGGNPLGCAVAVAAMDVLADEGLVQRSLEMGEYFMEKLKEIYNPIIKEIRGRGLFIGLELTTAARPYCEKLKELGLLCKETHETTIRFAPPLVISKEDLDWAIERIKQVLHVSETANA